Proteins from one Fragaria vesca subsp. vesca unplaced genomic scaffold, FraVesHawaii_1.0 scf0513070, whole genome shotgun sequence genomic window:
- the LOC101307657 gene encoding uncharacterized protein LOC101307657 translates to MASKREAEWMGRARSEGAVPLVDADTCQTGWACPPAHKFRVRGPDYLSTKVKIPAGGCLLKPIGFDWIKSSSKIADILKHPNSRVRKVIEDEFQTGDKPFVWAFNLQVPSKDHYSAVAYFTTSEPIPKGSLMDQFLKGDDGFRNSRLKLIANIVKGPWIVRKAVGEQAICIIGRALSCNYRISDSYLEVDVDIGSSMVASAIVHLAFGYITTLTVDLAFLIESQTESELPEQLLGAVRFSNLDPAVARPAESSSDRSPGILQSSLPTRLWKSLGQGFSHILHPGAQDGSRSGSPQANGTGENKVDSVEEINE, encoded by the coding sequence ATGGCCAGCAAAAGGGAGGCTGAATGGATGGGAAGAGCGAGATCAGAGGGTGCTGTTCCACTTGTTGATGCAGACACTTGTCAAACTGGCTGGGCTTGTCCACCTGCACACAAGTTCAGGGTCAGAGGCCCAGATTACTTGTCAACCAAGGTTAAAATTCCCGCCGGCGGTTGTCTTCTCAAGCCTATTGGATTCGATTGGATTAAAAGTTCTTCAAAGATTGCAGACATCTTGAAACATCCTAATAGTCGTGTCAGGAAGGTTATTGAGGATGAGTTTCAGACAGGTGATAAGCCTTTTGTTTGGGCTTTCAATCTTCAAGTTCCGAGTAAGGATCACTACAGTGCAGTGGCATATTTCACAACATCAGAGCCTATCCCCAAGGGGTCTCTGATGGATCAGTTTCTGAAAGGTGATGACGGGTTTAGGAATTCAAGGCTTAAGTTGATTGCCAACATTGTCAAGGGCCCTTGGATTGTGAGAAAAGCGGTTGGGGAGCAGGCCATATGCATCATTGGTCGTGCCCTCTCTTGTAACTACAGGATATCAGACAGTTATCTAGAAGTAGATGTAGACATTGGATCTTCCATGGTTGCAAGTGCAATAGTTCATCTAGCATTTGGTTATATCACAACTTTGACTGTAGACCTTGCCTTTCTGATAGAGAGTCAAACTGAGTCAGAGCTTCCAGAGCAGCTCTTAGGTGCTGTAAGATTCTCTAACCTAGACCCTGCTGTGGCTAGGCCTGCCGAATCATCATCTGATAGGAGTCCTGGCATTTTACAGTCTTCTCTGCCTACCCGACTATGGAAATCACTTGGGCAGGGTTTCTCCCATATTCTTCATCCAGGTGCCCAAGATGGCTCTAGGTCAGGCTCACCACAAGCTAATGGAACTGGAGAGAATAAAGTTGACAGTGTTGAAGAGATTAACGAATG